TTCGGGACCAGAAGAAAATGTTCTTCTTTTAAGGggacgaaatgcgatatatgcgCCTGAAATATTAAGAGATTCTTTaaagtaacaaaattataaCTGAGATAACCAAGTGTAGAATGTTCTTAATTTGTTCTAACGTTTGTGCTCGTTTAAATTCCTGCGTTTATGGTTTGTTCTTCTACAAAAACGTCTCTGCATCAGCAAAAAGAGTCAACCAAATATACAGCGACTTTTGTGGTTATTCTTCAGGCTGTGTAGAAATTCAAACTGAAAACGAAAGTAATCATGCTCTCTAAGACCTCCTCTTTTATACTTTTGCGGAAAGAATGgtaaagtaaaaataacttgaaaataATTGATGCTATAATTACACATGGTTGCACGTGTGTATAAAGATATAGTTGAACTCGTGTAATTCGAATCCTTAAGGGGtttcaaaatttgttcgagTTTTTGAATGAGAGTTCAATTTCCTTGGCTGTATATTTTATATCGATTAAAAATTTTCGTCAGTGGAAAATTTGTTTcaccaacaaatttttttgcctAGGAAATGTCCAATACTTTTCAGTGGTGAGATtatgaatataaaaatttcgatattATAGCATATGAGAAAATATCCGCTGACGATACTGTttcgtaaaaattaattttttcctttaaaacaacaagtgtgTATATTCGTGTGAAAAAGTCTCACTTGCTTTCTTGAAAATGGTTTTATTAGCTTCGTGCCTAGGCCTTTTTAATGAAAATAAGCAATCTAGGAACGGGGGTAGGTTCTCAACACAAGACTTAAACCTTTTATTTCTACGATATCTATCTAAATAACACACTTCACTGCATTACCCATCTCGTCCTCAGGCTTGTCAGGTTTCCTTTAATAATTGAACAGAATAAAAAATCCAACAAGATCTGGGCACGAGGTTGAATATATAGACACTTGTTTTATATAACATCCTTATAGAaacctttgtttttgttaagtCTTATCACTCTACTGTTTGAGTCTAAAGATATTTATAACTTGTTGAATTACACAAGAGGAAGATAAACACTTCGTGCTTAGTAACTAAAGTTAAACCACGTGTTTCAAATTAGcaacgcaggaagtaaactttgGTACTACGAATTAAGTGATTAATTGTCGAACTTGCTTTTCAATACTCAGGTTAATTTAAGTTAGAAGAATTCCAAAGTTTCTGAAACCATTTTTAGTCTTTATTTTACACACAAGTTCTCACAGATTACGATATAAAAAGGCATTTTTCGTTATCAAACTAGGTTAATTAGATGCCGCATTCAGAGTCTTCTGACAACCAGCTATGAAATTAACTAAACGGCACCACCATAGCAACCGTTTTCCGCCGTTTTCTGGTTAATTGGTaactttttctcttctttttaacACATTCAAATCCATGCTTGGCTCAAGTGCAGCAATACAAATTAATTTAAGCCTAAAGTAGCTATACGAAGGGTGTGTCATAAAAGTGAACTTGGGTAGGAAGTTGTTTTTAAAAGCTCTATATAGTCGGaacgaaatttagtttttagttTTCCTTAATTTTGTTGTTCCCAGGAGGTGTTATATACATCCTTATATAACCATCATAATAATTTCGACAAAACGGAAGAGATTCATGGCAAACATTTTATAAGTCATAAAAGATGATATCATGTAAAAACAACGAAGACTTATATTAAAATAGGTAAATAacgacaacaaaacaacaacaacaacaaaacaagctaataaaccctggggacgagcttggtaaataactttttcaaatacattttattaaaaCCTATCACAGCTTCGGACAGCCCCACGAGTATCAGATTCTAGTGTACAGGCCTACATGGTTTCATATACAGTTGTTCTCTCATTCACCGGTCTTTTAGCTGTGTGAGAGTCAGTTCCATGCGCAAAACACTTGGAAGAAATTCGGAAAGACATGATAAATATCATATGTTGAATGGCCAGTATACCCAAATTATTGTGATAATCAAATtgagtttttttgaaattttaggaATATCCCTGTCTCAGACTTGTCGTCATCCACAATAATTTGTTGAGTCAATACTAAATAAAAAGTAGAAGTTTTTTTATACTggcatttaaaataaattctggcacgttttttaatttaaaatatttaaaatttccttTCTAACAATCTTCCCAAGCATTAATCTTTcaaaataacataataaattataaaataacgATTTCTTTAAATATGGCCACCTCACCACAAAATTGTTGCCGCCATTTTGTAATAAATGTTGACATCTGGATTCAACAGCCCAATTTCCCTTCTACATTACGGGGTTTCCCGTTCACCTCAAATTAACATGTCTACGGTGATTAATGCTACGACTGACAAGATATAAAAGTCATAATTTAAAACCCACCTGTCTatattcttgtgtttttatcaaaaaaatcatAAGTTTCATTAGCAGGCAAAATACAAACTTACAGATATCACCTCTACGTGGTGAGCGGTTTCGTTTCGTATAACGTCAAGAAACTTAgtttttttcgtcattttatGTCAAAGTTTACTACCCCCTCCCTCATTGACACCACAAGGTTTCGATGAAAATTGGTCCGGTGGCTAGGTCAGTTAAAATTTAGACGAAATACCTTTattaattaaacaaactatAAACCCTTAAAAAATCGCTAGTCCTTCTGCGTCCTAAAAGGCAACACTAGAAAAACGTGGCATTCCAGGACTTTTTATAACTCGCTGTTCATATGCTTATGATATGAAAATTAGCTTAATGATGTACCGCTGATATTGCATCAAAAAATTTATAGTTATATAGTAACCGAAATAGAAATTCGTAGATTTTTGACACAGGAAGTGAAACAACAAATATTTACTTACGGTAAATGTTTATGTTTTAGAGAATTTGGCCACACACACTTCTTCAAGCTTAAAATCGCAAAATTTTGTCAAACTGGAAGCCTTGAATCGTAGATTACATTGGGAAATTGCTTTGGAATTCTCaagaataattatttaaaaaaatattacatgaTATAATTATTAATATCTTCATGGAGGTAAAAGTAAAGAAATATATCTCTATTTCTACCTCCCTGATATCTTGTTTTCAAAAGGGCTTAAAGGTACACTAAGTGTAAAATTTCAGGATATTTGAATTCTATCAAAATGTCaagaaagaaatttaataaaataataggCTGGtcattaacccgtggaaaaatcagaCAGAATACGgtcattattaaagagaaataaTTATAAAGTATACGgccattttgttttgttgcaaTATTGGTGTTATATGCCATGATTTTATACCAATGTTTGTTAATAATTTAATGAGAGAAAGAATTTGGGAAATTGAGAGGCCTATGAATTTCACTAATTTATGAATATGCGATTATTAAACTTGTCAGACACAAGTAGCAAATTTATCgccatgaattttatttttcaaattgcGGTTTCAAACAAAGGCAACGTTAATGTATTGATATATTTCATTAATGAGTTTTTCAATCGCTTAATTAACCTTTAACCATCATAAGCGATTTAAACCAATTACAAAAGACACATAATTAGCTGACGTcaggaaaaaattaaattgaaattATATAAAGTATCGTAGAACGACATTTTTCAGTTCAATCATTACTGTCGGTACATTCAGAACAAGACATACATACGTTTTAACTATGTCTGGATTTGAATTCAAGTTGTTATGTTTTAGGCCACGAAAGTACGACGTTAAAAAGAAGGTCGCAAAGAAAGTCACGTCACTTTATCCGACAGAAACGACCGACGGGATTATTATGAACAAAAACATCGAaagtaaaagcaacaacaataacaacgaaaAGATGAAACTACATGACGTATTAGCGAATAGCAGCTATCCAATTCACGTTAAAATGACAAACATGGACGAAAGTTTGCGCTTAGAAAATAAACCTTCGCAATCGGAAGTTCTTACGGTATACGAAAGTAAAAGTTTCGAACGGGTTAAATGTTTAACAAAACATTCAGCGCATCTATATATACCGCTAAATTTGCCTAAACCAGTAATGTACACATCGATAGACAGTAAAGAGCTTGACATGAACACAACTTCCGAAATGCGAAGATACACGGGGAAACGTAAAACACTATGGCTTGTGGTGACCAACGAGTTTGTTTATAATTCACGTACCTATGAAGTCGGCGAAATTCTCGAAGTGGTCAAACCTTCTATGATAAAACGGTTACTACGTTTGCTGGCAAATAAGAGAACTCGGTATGATATTACAGTTCTTTCTCACCTTATgaaagataaaaacattttaccgACGTATTTGCGCGGAAATATGAAAATGTGTTCGTCACCGTATTCGAGTTGTTACCGGCTAATAGGCGATTTAATGAAAACAGAGAAATTGCCGTTCCTGATTACTGTGCCGGTTAATCCTCTGAACAACAAAGTATTAAACGACGGTAAAGTGACCACGACTAAAGACAACCAAAGACTGTTGGTTTTAGGGAAGGAGAGTTATGACGTCATTATAGCGAATGATGAAAACGAAAACGCGCACGACTATGTTTTGCCAGCTGATTCGTCTATTGAAGTGGAGATTGTTAATAACCGCACGTCGACGAAAACTCCTGATATCGTCGAGCGAAGAAAAGCCATATTTAATAGCATCGACGAAATCCTTAAAAAAAGAGAGGATGCAAGTGGAATCATAAACAAACCCTCCACCGCAGTAGATACCATAGCTATAACACCAAAATCAGAAAAGCCGCAATTTTTTACGTTTCCAGAAAAGAAGGAGAGCACAAGTTCTGTCTTAACAACGTACCTAACTTCTCAACCATCCTCTCCTCCGGAGCTGTTATCTTTTAAACGAATAGATTCGTCGCACAATATGTTACACACAAAGGAAGAAGAAATATTACCGATACCTCCACCGCGCAAAAAGCGAACATACCCTAAAGGACAAGTTGGTCATTGCGAAACAAACAAATTCAGTAAACTTCCTCCGACGCCAACGGAGGAGAAGGAGAATGGACAAGAAGGATATTTAGTTCCAATTACCGGTTTCATGCAACAAcatttagaaaataaaacacattACAACATTGACGAATGTTTCATCGAAGTAGGCACTGACGGATACGTTTTAGTACCAAAACGCCATGTTGTCAAAATCTCACCTAGCATAAAACGCCAAGAAAACAAAATCAGAAAGTCACGTGATGCTGATTATACAATGTTTAACAATCTACCTGGAATGGTAACAAACAATATTGACCTTGAGCAGTGTGAAAGAAAAGCACAGCAAATATCTCTCAAGCCGACACCACCACCGAGACGTTCAGCTCTTTCTTCGACTTCTTCTACAACAGGAATGACTTTGGATAAAACAAATCCACGGTCTCCTATACCATCGCCTAGACCTTCAAAAGCTTCTCGCGTATCGGATATTTTAGTCCACGATGTTAAACCACTGGTTAAACCAAGAGTACCAAAAAAACCCGTTCGTTATaataaattgtaaataaaataaaaaagtgtatatatatatttgtatatttatCTTCTCTTATATTAATTAGTTCAAAGAGATTAAGATTCTTTATGCATTTTACTGTTGTTTATGGAATTTTAATCTTAGTGAGTAACAATTTAATCACAAGGATAAAAGCCCATTTGAATTCTATTAGAAATTTCTCTGGCTTCCGACTAGTTATATATAACATGGTGGATTGGCTAGATGCGGTTTTTGAGCATTGATTGTTTattaactttaaaaacaaagactGATTAGTTTAAAGGCGGTCTAGGAAAAAAGGAAACGCGTTTTTGTAAAATCGGGAATGCTATTacgtttattcaaaaattttgaaatgaaatcGAAATGAAAAATAGTTCAAATAATAAATGTGATTACGCATTGTTGAATGTCGGCAAAGACGTCACTAATCAATATTTAGgacaacaaatattttttgcgtacgtcatgttttgtttacataaacaCAGATTTTACCCAATAGTCACAGGCCATAGCACAATGACgtacgaaagaaaaaaaagaatttcagtAATATCATTTTTGTTCAGGTGTATTATCGAGCCAACTTCATCCATAGTGCGTCGTTTTCCTTTTTTGATATCAAAGGTAACCAGACTGTGTTTTTCAGCAAAATAAGCGATCAGTACCATTTTTGGAGTCAGGTGTGTgtccaaattttaattttttagagaaaccaaagtttaaaataaacaactttCAACAACCTTCTCAATCGGACTGTGGTAAAAGCCTTCTACGAAGCAACATAAGTCGGTGTCAGTATTGAGATGCTTCCggggaaattttttttggtcGTAAGCTTACTACTGTTGAAcacgttttaaagaaaaagaaaaggaaaggtATGGCTCATAATGCCGTAGTGTGTTAGTAAAGGAATTGTTGCTGAGTTACTTGCGAGTCAAAAACCTCAGGTTCGGcctgtaaaatatattattaaatttttttataaagtcaAATTTGAGGAGGTTTGAGGATTTTTAATGAGAATTATTGAAGCTTTTTTGAGAAAATGACGGCGTTCTCCTAAAAAATTGAGATTTTAAGGAAATTTTcatatcccccccccccccccctcgagTAAAGAACAAACTATTTCTGTCCCGATGTAGCATTTAtatgcattttaaacaaaaaatatttgacaaaatAGAGAATTGTAAAACAGAAAATCGAGATTTAAGATTAGAAGATAAGAAGATTTAAGGAGAAAGTTGTTAAAAGGTCTACTTTTTGAGGGGATTTGAGGAGGTGTGACACTCCTAATTAGAGCAGCAATTGTATATACAGGAAGTGATCAAAAAGTGTTCTCAATGATGGAGAAGTGTGCGCGTTTGTTCATCTTCCTTAGATGCAAACAAACAAGCTTGTCGTGGTCAAAAAGTATGATCATTAAAATTCCATTAGAACACTTTACGAGCTTGCGTCAAGCAACAATTACATTATACTATgctataaacaaaacaaaaacacaacctCAAATCGCCATAAAAACATGTTACACTTTCAAACCGTTACCGCGCGacgaaattatatttttattggacAGGATGAGATCGTCGGTGACCAAATGATTATGTTAGGTACCGAAATGATTCAATGACGTAGtaattgtttaataaaaacaagtgGTTTTTTATCGGATATATTTCCTCATGTGTTATTATCAATCGTTTGCAATTTTTTCTTTGGCGTTTGTAAATTAaagtgtctcatttatcattttCGATATAAACACTTAATTTTCAGTCTCCAAAGTAGTCTCCTTGGGATGGGTTACGTTTTTGTCCTAAAAGAATTACGTTAAAATACTTTATatacttcaaatatatattgcaAATTCAATACGAGTATTGAATTTGCGCTTATCACAGGAAATATGGCCCTTCATATTATACTACGTTTGTTTCAGAACAAGTTTAAACTTTGATGGAAAAATATCTTTATCCTTCACAGGAGGTCGAGATAATACGAAAACAGTttgatatttattattatttttatttgacttCCCCCTAAAATGCTATTGGAAACCCCCCCCGTGTAACTCTTCGTAgcgaaaaacaaagaaaaatatgctttataatGACGGGTAGACAACATTAATCAATTTTTAGATTCTAGTGCTAATTATATCAatgtcgagttaaaaatttTCGCTGACTAATAAAACCATTTCAAAACCTGTCAACAACTTTAATGTTTTGATGAGATTTGTGTTTTCCTGTAAAATGAATCATGAtgatattttcatgttttttactcattattattatataattatattagTGAATCATTGATAAGCTTATTTGCGATATCAAATAGGACGTTAATATTGCTAatattacattatttttaaataattacaaTTTAGGAAATAGTTTATTGCTTTTAGATGTAAACAGTAGTTCGCAGAGTGCTGAGATAAATAACGAAAATATGACAATATTGCAAGTGCGATAACTTATCATATATCACTATATTTAGAGTATACTCAGTAGATTACTGTCCAATCTCAGTCATGGTTTATGAAGTTTTGCATTCAATAGCGAATAAAGTAGACAATGTATATGGAATAACTTAACCTATTCCACGCTATTTCTCTGCCAATCGGactgtataataaaaaaataagtacgCATTGCGGTCGTTcctttagaaataaataaaataacatatatTTCGTGTAGACCAGCCAATCAAAGTGCAAGAAAAACTCAACCATATGATaacaaattttatcaaaaagaaaaaatatttcgccTTCTAAGAATCTATCTTACTGAACCAATAGATCAACTTATTTTAGAGCTTCCAGACTTTGCTTTAAATGGACACACTGAGATGCCCTTCTTTATAAATTCTGACTGGACAAATCTGAAGTGATAAAATTTGGAGTGATGAAACTTGGCAGCATTTTAACGGCCTTAGCGTTTTAGCGATTACATTATCaaagatattaaaaataaaaatgtatcccAAATCCCTTAAAATCGTAAATTTATCTAGGAAAGAAAACGAGTAATAAATTTTGAGAGAATGTGAATGGAGCCTTAGATCGCCCGCTGTTACTTACAATATTTCAAACAggcgaaatagtatgcatgctAACCTTTCACATACTAATGAAACATTTGAGTCATCTTTAGAAATACTTGGTATATGCTACCACAATTTTCGTCACCGCATAAACTTCCCCCTCCAATAGGGTTCTAATGGGGATGATGGGGAATACCAAACAACTacccaaaacaaaacaaatattcaCTTCTTTTTGCATTTCTTTGGAATAATATAATCACACAACATCTCAAATAAACATTTACTTGCGATGACGTAACAAGGAAGTAGGCAGAACTTTATAAATGCTATCACGTAGAACGTTAAAATGCTTTTTTGAGGAATATCAAAAGATTCGATGAAATAAACTAAAGGGCATATTACAAACATACCAACGACACTGAAGCATCCCGGAAGTTTTCCTTCTAATATTACATCTTTAGCCTGAGGACCAAGCAAAACATTCAGTAACCAACTAGTTAGCCCGAGTCCTGTCAGACATCCAGCATCTCTTATAATGGCAAAGAACAGCGTTGTGTCTAAATGTACCCAGTCACGTGATTTGCAATGTTCTAAAGCAAGGTTCACAGTTGCTAGCGGATTTAAGTCAAGAAACTGCAGCAAGTAATATAACATTACGCCAATCAAGAGACAGGAACAGCCACAAAATGCTGCTTTAACACTGAACATAAGGTCTACAGAATGAGCTGTTAGGACGCTGTTAAGTAATAAGGCACAGCAACAACCAACGATCGCCCCAACTATGACCTGATGTGGAAAATGAGTAGCTATATAAACTCTTGAGATGCACACCAATGTCACAAGGCTTACCAGACATGGAACAGTCACCATAAGAAACGCCACCTTTGTTTTCTTAgaacgaatatgcgacgcaatgtGAAGAATGAGCAAAAATCCAAGAGAACTGTTCGCCATCACGTGTCCCGATGGAAAAcctgacaaaaataaaaaaacgaaaaattttaaaaaaggggcCTCGAAATTGCAGTAtagtaaaaaatctttctttgcACGGATTACTGTCTATCATTTCCTTCCTAAATTTTCGCTGACCTCGTTCGTGCAAGGTTCCTTATACGGAGCAATGGCTATAAgaactttcaattttttataattttccacACATTTGGTTTTACAGAACAAAATCAagcgacaacaacaacagtaacaTAATGCagggatatttaaaaaaaatataaatgcaaACAATTCCTGGCTTCGTGGTTACAAACCATGGAATTTAATTAGATCATATAAGTAGACAAGTGAATATTCATTTAAAAAGCAGTAAAGACATTCTTGACAAAACCGTCTGTTAGGGATGTTTAATAGACGGTGATTAGATAACCGCAAGCTTCTTTatgttgcagaaatgtttttaattagttGTAGCAACGAAAGTGAAGACAACAAGTAAGAATGTACTTCTTTGTGATGCAAAACGCAACAGACAACAAcactataaagaaaaaaacatttctggaTGGACCCTGAATGGAAAGAGCCCCTGAATTTATAATCTTATCTAAGATTTAAATCCCAGGATGCGGCTTTTAGGTTGcgaaaaaaatcaattatttgTAAGTCTACCAGAACACCTGCGCAAACTCATTTTTCACGACTGATAGCACCTTTCCTGGTTGCTGGAAATAATCATGCTGCAGAACTTCCCTGCGCCTTATTCTTCCCTTGTCATTTGTAGGCAAGCAAGACAGCGATTATCACTTATGTACAACTActgtacacattttttataagtaaaaattCGAAATGAGGCTGGGATATGATTACGCGAAAAACAAAATTAGGTTCAACGTTAtgcttattaaagaaataaaaaaacttaaacgCTGCCTTTAGAGCTATATCGACAGATAAAATTGTCATGTTCTAGCTTTAAGAGAACAGCAACGAAACTAAAGGTGTAAAAACACAAAGGTCAAGTCCACACAGTGTAATTTAAAATACTGTTCAATTAAAATACTCACAACATAAGAAACAAGTTTACATCTTAAT
This is a stretch of genomic DNA from Hydractinia symbiolongicarpus strain clone_291-10 chromosome 9, HSymV2.1, whole genome shotgun sequence. It encodes these proteins:
- the LOC130657015 gene encoding uncharacterized protein LOC130657015, which gives rise to MNKNIESKSNNNNNEKMKLHDVLANSSYPIHVKMTNMDESLRLENKPSQSEVLTVYESKSFERVKCLTKHSAHLYIPLNLPKPVMYTSIDSKELDMNTTSEMRRYTGKRKTLWLVVTNEFVYNSRTYEVGEILEVVKPSMIKRLLRLLANKRTRYDITVLSHLMKDKNILPTYLRGNMKMCSSPYSSCYRLIGDLMKTEKLPFLITVPVNPLNNKVLNDGKVTTTKDNQRLLVLGKESYDVIIANDENENAHDYVLPADSSIEVEIVNNRTSTKTPDIVERRKAIFNSIDEILKKREDASGIINKPSTAVDTIAITPKSEKPQFFTFPEKKESTSSVLTTYLTSQPSSPPELLSFKRIDSSHNMLHTKEEEILPIPPPRKKRTYPKGQVGHCETNKFSKLPPTPTEEKENGQEGYLVPITGFMQQHLENKTHYNIDECFIEVGTDGYVLVPKRHVVKISPSIKRQENKIRKSRDADYTMFNNLPGMVTNNIDLEQCERKAQQISLKPTPPPRRSALSSTSSTTGMTLDKTNPRSPIPSPRPSKASRVSDILVHDVKPLVKPRVPKKPVRYNKL
- the LOC130656475 gene encoding glucose-6-phosphatase 2-like, producing the protein MNLYCDGMDGVVTLQSYFSAYESSILLFSHVGDPRNTFLVLFPLTYCLDTCLGLKVLWTSAIVEWLNALLKWLVRDDRPYWWSSESCPYPYKQIIKQFPITCESGPGFPSGHVMANSSLGFLLILHIASHIRSKKTKVAFLMVTVPCLVSLVTLVCISRVYIATHFPHQVIVGAIVGCCCALLLNSVLTAHSVDLMFSVKAAFCGCSCLLIGVMLYYLLQFLDLNPLATVNLALEHCKSRDWVHLDTTLFFAIIRDAGCLTGLGLTSWLLNVLLGPQAKDVILEGKLPGCFSVVGMFVICPLVYFIESFDIPQKSILTFYVIAFIKFCLLPCYVIASKCLFEMLCDYIIPKKCKKK